In Haemophilus parainfluenzae, the sequence TGGTTTATTACATGGTGGCATCTCTGTCGCGTTGGCTGAAACCATTGGTTCATTGGCTGGATTTCTCTGTATAGAAGAAGGCCAAGTTGCCTTGGGATTAGATATCAACGCCAATCATCTGCGCCCAGTGAAAAAAGGTTTTGTTACCGCAAAGGCAACACCAATTGCTTTAAGTCAAAATACCCATGTTTGGCAAATTGACATTCGCGATGAACAAGATAAACTCTGTTGCGTTTCTCGATTAACGCTTTCTATCAAACATTTATGAATACAACAAAAAAAATCGGCATCATTTTAGCGAATCTTGGTACGCCAGATGCCCCTCAACCCGCGGCGATCTCTCGTTATTTGTGGGAATTTTTAATGGATCCTCGCGTGGTCGATTTGCCGCGTTGGAAATGGTATCCCCTTTTAAAAGCCATTATTTTACCTATGCGTTCTAAACGCATTGCACGAAATTATCAATCTATTTGGACTGAACAAGGCTCTCCCCTGCTTGCGATTACCACGCAACAACAAGCAGGTTTACAAGCTTATTTGACTGAACAAGGTATCAATGCACAAGTCGAAATTGCCATGACTTACGGCAATCCTTCTATGCAAAGTGCGGTCAAAAATTTACTTAAAAATGATGTAGAACGCATGATTGTGTTGCCGCTTTATCCACAATATTCGAGCACGACAACAGGCGCATTAATCGATGCGTTTAATCGTGCCATTGCACAAGAACGCAATATTGTGCCTTTTGAGTTTATTCATTCTTATCATCTTGATGAAAACTACATTAATGCGTTGGTAGACTCCATCAAAATGCGGTTAAAACCAGATGAGTTTTTGCTCTTTTCTTATCATGGTATTCCATTACGTTATGAGAATATGGGCGATTATTATCGTCAGCATTGTAAACAAACCACGATTGCCATTGTGGATAAATTAGGTCTCACAGAAAACCAATGGAATATGACCTTCCAATCTCGTTTTGGCCGAGAAGAATGGTTACAACCTTATACAGATCACTTTTTAGAAGAAGCCGCTTCTCAAGGGATTCAAAAAATCGCGGTAATTTGCCCAGGTTTTTCGGTGGATTGCTTAGAAACCTTAGAAGAAATTGAGGTTGAAAATAAAGAAACATTCTTAAATCATGGCGGTGTCTCTTATCACTATATCCCCGCATTGAATGCTGAAAAAGCACATATTGAAATGATGGGGAAATTGGTTTTGGATAAGTTGAAATAATTAAATCTCCCCCCAGCCCCCTCTTTACGAAAGAGGGGGAGCTTAATAGCCCCATAAACGTTCTCCGTTCTTAACTCTCTCAAATATATTCCTAATAAAATCACTAAAAGCAATATCATAAAAAAAGCCCCTCTTTTGTAAAGAGGGGTTGGGGAGATTAATTTTAAATAAGTTGCAGTAGTTAAATCTCCCCCTAGCCCCCTCTTTGCGAAAGAGGGGGGAGCTTAATAGCCCATAAACGTTCGCCGTTCTTAACCCTCTCAAATACATTCCCAATAAAACCACTAAAAGCAACATCATAAAAAAGCCCCTCTTTCGTAAAGAGGGGTTGGGGAGATTTAAAAAAATAAACAAAAAGGCGAACCTTTCGATTCGCCTTTTAAGATTCTTTTCTAATCAAAGATTAGAAGAATACACGCATACCTACACCGATAGCTCTGTCTTTAACTTTACCATCGTAAGAATCATTAACGTACTCTTTAGTAGTCACATATTTACCTTCTACGAATAATACAACTTGTTTATGAAGTTTGTAGTCTGCACCAAGTAAGAAAGCGTGAGTTTTGTCTTTATCAGATTCACCTTTCACGCGTTCATATAGGTAGTTACCATATACTTGAGACATAGGGGTAACTTGATATGCAAAACCTGGAGATACATAGAATTTGTTAGTTTTAGCATCATTTTCTTTTTCATGAGCATAACCAAAATCACCCGTTAATGTGAAATCACCAAATTTATAGCCTAATGATGCTAAGAAACCATCCACACGGTGTTTATATGTTGCATTAGTTTCAAAGTTAGTATGACCATAAGCGAAACGAGCATCAAGATCGCCAGCTGTATATAATGCACCTAAAGCAAAAGCATTTTTAATGTACGGTTTTGGATCAGATAATTTCTGCAAATCTTGACCTTTCTCATTATGACGTTGACCGAAGTTATAGTTTGCACTTAATTGTAAACCTTCAATACCTTTATAGTCATAACGAACTACACCAGTACCTGAAGTAGGAATATAATCACCTTTTGGAATAAAACCATATTCATAGTCATTAGCTTGGCTTAAATCATCCGCGATAGTTAATTGACGACCAAATTTGATTTCACCAACTGACTGACTACCTAAACCTACATAAGCACGTTTAGCATAAGCTCCACCAAATTTATCACGTGAAGCTGTATCATCAAAG encodes:
- a CDS encoding hotdog fold thioesterase codes for the protein MIWKKHFTLEQLNEMGKHCAVGHLGIEISAYGENWIEAKMPVDHRTTQPFGLLHGGISVALAETIGSLAGFLCIEEGQVALGLDINANHLRPVKKGFVTAKATPIALSQNTHVWQIDIRDEQDKLCCVSRLTLSIKHL
- the hemH gene encoding ferrochelatase, giving the protein MNTTKKIGIILANLGTPDAPQPAAISRYLWEFLMDPRVVDLPRWKWYPLLKAIILPMRSKRIARNYQSIWTEQGSPLLAITTQQQAGLQAYLTEQGINAQVEIAMTYGNPSMQSAVKNLLKNDVERMIVLPLYPQYSSTTTGALIDAFNRAIAQERNIVPFEFIHSYHLDENYINALVDSIKMRLKPDEFLLFSYHGIPLRYENMGDYYRQHCKQTTIAIVDKLGLTENQWNMTFQSRFGREEWLQPYTDHFLEEAASQGIQKIAVICPGFSVDCLETLEEIEVENKETFLNHGGVSYHYIPALNAEKAHIEMMGKLVLDKLK
- a CDS encoding porin; the protein is MKKTLAALIVSAVAASAANAAVVYDNEGTKVELGGSLRLIMEKADKKVYDAANHSTKKANSALRNAGSRFGVKVKHNLDNDFYALGNLELRFDDTASRDKFGGAYAKRAYVGLGSQSVGEIKFGRQLTIADDLSQANDYEYGFIPKGDYIPTSGTGVVRYDYKGIEGLQLSANYNFGQRHNEKGQDLQKLSDPKPYIKNAFALGALYTAGDLDARFAYGHTNFETNATYKHRVDGFLASLGYKFGDFTLTGDFGYAHEKENDAKTNKFYVSPGFAYQVTPMSQVYGNYLYERVKGESDKDKTHAFLLGADYKLHKQVVLFVEGKYVTTKEYVNDSYDGKVKDRAIGVGMRVFF